One part of the Archangium lipolyticum genome encodes these proteins:
- a CDS encoding PHP domain-containing protein — protein sequence MKASAVVGKLLRALLGLVLLLLGVAGFFTLAASFAEYPVVPRQEGAPEWVRGAFHVHTTRSDGRGTVEEVAAAAKAAGLRFVVLTDHNDFAPREPVFMDGVLLVPGVEISTDHGHLVAFGMRQPLEGVRPWMDGGEAEAAVEKAGGVSVLAHPVQKRNPWRHEEAARRADGFELYSADTFFRDALRHPFSRLLPAVGASFGQPVHGVMLLVEPQPESTARLLELEREKPRVALCSHDAHGLPRYEDVFRALAVYLPPSEGGIPPVLPKEPRAAAEVVVKGLASGRAVCAFRALGEPEGFALEGLDAERREARVGQVLTVQLPPEAGEQVRLEVWGAGRLRPDGRSVELVEEGAVQVEVWGRAPGSFFGTTWRPWIVPSPVRVLPRSEAP from the coding sequence GTGAAGGCGTCGGCGGTGGTGGGGAAGCTGCTCCGGGCGCTGCTGGGGCTGGTGCTGCTGTTGCTGGGGGTGGCGGGGTTCTTCACGCTGGCGGCCTCCTTCGCCGAGTACCCGGTGGTGCCGCGCCAGGAGGGCGCACCCGAGTGGGTGCGAGGGGCCTTCCACGTGCACACGACGCGCTCGGACGGGAGGGGCACGGTGGAGGAGGTGGCGGCGGCGGCGAAGGCGGCGGGCCTGCGCTTCGTGGTGCTGACGGACCACAACGACTTCGCACCGCGCGAGCCCGTCTTCATGGACGGGGTGTTGCTGGTGCCGGGCGTGGAGATTTCGACGGATCACGGCCACCTGGTGGCGTTCGGCATGAGGCAGCCGCTGGAGGGCGTGCGGCCGTGGATGGACGGAGGGGAGGCGGAGGCGGCGGTGGAGAAGGCGGGCGGGGTGAGCGTGCTCGCGCACCCGGTGCAGAAGCGCAACCCCTGGCGGCACGAGGAGGCCGCGAGGCGGGCGGATGGCTTCGAGCTCTACTCCGCGGACACGTTCTTCCGGGACGCGCTGCGCCACCCGTTCAGCCGGTTGCTGCCGGCGGTGGGGGCGTCCTTCGGCCAGCCGGTGCACGGGGTGATGCTGCTCGTCGAGCCGCAACCCGAGTCCACGGCGCGGCTGTTGGAACTCGAGCGGGAGAAGCCGCGTGTGGCGCTGTGCTCGCACGACGCGCACGGGCTGCCGCGCTACGAGGACGTCTTCCGGGCGCTGGCGGTGTACCTGCCGCCCTCGGAGGGAGGCATTCCCCCGGTGTTACCGAAGGAGCCGCGCGCCGCGGCCGAGGTGGTGGTGAAGGGGCTCGCGAGTGGAAGGGCGGTGTGCGCCTTCCGGGCGCTGGGCGAACCCGAGGGCTTCGCGTTGGAGGGCCTGGACGCGGAGCGACGGGAGGCTCGGGTGGGCCAGGTGCTCACCGTGCAACTCCCCCCGGAGGCGGGAGAGCAGGTGCGGCTCGAGGTCTGGGGGGCGGGGAGGCTGAGACCGGATGGCCGGTCGGTGGAACTGGTGGAGGAAGGAGCGGTGCAGGTGGAGGTCTGGGGGCGGGCACCGGGGAGCTTCTTCGGCACGACGTGGCGACCCTGGATCGTCCCGAGCCCGGTGCGAGTGCTCCCAAGAAGCGAAGCCCCCTGA
- a CDS encoding DUF4388 domain-containing protein: MKTLLLAESHPPTLEHLTGLLSQAGFTVRAVSDPGSAMEHFVADNPDMVVVAVDMPRLDGAHVGHLIRNHSQGARVPIVAIDKGHLGRARGVAAVLDLKVNAYVADPLKPGELVGKLQSLASTSTRNEVPLKGVRAVLARPAVVSGDLKGFPLPALLVSLYRLRRDGVLVVAYRDLTRRVFFARGGAVNYDSSARQDALPNYLLQRQVVTETQAERVVQALGSGLRIGAALAEAGVEAAGEELLQLLRDYTSDRLAQVIGMREGRYAFYPGEEFQAEVATVETPALAPILDGARRALPLKVMAAPLRSHQAEFPVRTPEFGRDLGALGMNTEDLKIAMQVNGRIALRDLLAHGRGDLRRGYSLLWFLKLTGCMSFSPVPVATGPGEVVAVPESIAPRKRKPLPPETEASLREGAVKIITGSYFRCLGLDIAADSEAVERAYHELATRFHPDSYAEFDTSETKDLLDSVQEKLSAAYRVLSVEEKRKAYLQYLMSRMDVGRSTTVNVDAEIILRRGEAALKRKQYRSALIHFEEAVTLNPQEPEYYSYLAWATFLAGTGPREDRAKAAQKVLRKALSLNAYLERAIIISAIIDSEMGDESGARKKLLKVLELNPNAKLAKAALRKVGR, encoded by the coding sequence TTGAAGACGCTTCTTCTGGCCGAGAGCCATCCGCCCACTCTGGAGCACCTCACCGGGTTGCTGTCTCAGGCCGGGTTCACCGTGCGTGCGGTGAGCGACCCCGGCTCGGCGATGGAGCACTTCGTCGCCGACAACCCCGACATGGTGGTGGTGGCCGTGGACATGCCGCGCCTGGACGGAGCGCACGTGGGCCACCTCATCCGCAACCACAGCCAGGGGGCGCGCGTGCCCATCGTGGCCATCGACAAGGGGCACCTGGGCCGGGCGCGCGGGGTGGCGGCGGTGTTGGATCTCAAGGTGAACGCCTACGTGGCGGACCCGCTCAAGCCGGGCGAGCTGGTGGGCAAGCTGCAGTCGCTGGCGAGCACCTCCACGCGCAACGAGGTTCCGCTCAAGGGCGTGCGGGCCGTGCTGGCGCGCCCGGCGGTGGTGAGTGGAGATCTCAAGGGCTTCCCGCTGCCGGCGCTGCTGGTGTCGCTGTACCGGCTGCGCCGCGATGGCGTGCTGGTGGTGGCGTACCGCGATCTCACGCGGCGGGTCTTCTTCGCCCGGGGCGGCGCGGTGAACTACGACTCCAGCGCGAGGCAGGACGCGCTGCCCAACTACCTGTTGCAGCGCCAGGTGGTGACGGAGACGCAGGCGGAGCGGGTGGTGCAGGCGTTGGGCTCGGGTCTGCGCATCGGCGCGGCGCTGGCCGAGGCCGGGGTGGAGGCGGCGGGCGAGGAGCTGTTGCAGCTGCTGCGCGACTACACGAGCGACCGGCTGGCCCAGGTCATCGGCATGCGCGAGGGCCGTTACGCCTTCTACCCGGGCGAGGAGTTCCAGGCCGAGGTGGCCACGGTGGAGACGCCGGCGCTGGCGCCGATCCTCGATGGAGCGCGGCGGGCCCTGCCGCTGAAGGTGATGGCGGCCCCCTTGCGCTCGCACCAGGCGGAGTTCCCGGTGCGCACGCCCGAGTTCGGCAGGGATCTGGGCGCGCTGGGGATGAACACGGAGGACCTGAAGATCGCCATGCAGGTGAACGGGCGCATCGCGCTGCGAGACCTGCTGGCGCACGGGCGAGGGGATCTGCGGCGCGGGTACTCGCTGCTGTGGTTCCTCAAGCTGACGGGCTGCATGAGCTTCTCCCCGGTGCCGGTGGCGACCGGACCGGGCGAGGTGGTGGCCGTGCCGGAGTCCATCGCTCCGCGCAAGCGCAAGCCGCTGCCGCCGGAGACGGAGGCGTCCCTGCGCGAGGGCGCGGTGAAGATCATCACCGGCAGCTACTTCCGCTGCCTGGGGCTGGACATCGCCGCGGACTCCGAGGCCGTGGAGCGCGCCTACCACGAGCTCGCCACGCGCTTCCACCCGGACAGCTACGCCGAGTTCGACACCTCGGAGACGAAGGACCTGCTGGACTCGGTGCAGGAGAAGCTGTCGGCGGCCTACCGGGTGTTGTCGGTGGAGGAGAAGCGCAAGGCGTACCTGCAGTACCTCATGTCGCGCATGGACGTGGGGCGCTCCACCACGGTGAACGTGGACGCGGAGATCATCCTGCGGCGGGGCGAGGCGGCGCTGAAGCGCAAGCAGTACCGCTCGGCGCTGATCCACTTCGAGGAGGCGGTGACGCTCAACCCGCAGGAGCCCGAGTACTACTCGTACCTGGCGTGGGCCACGTTCCTGGCGGGCACGGGGCCGCGCGAGGACCGGGCCAAGGCGGCGCAGAAGGTGCTGCGCAAGGCGCTCTCGCTCAACGCGTACCTGGAGCGGGCGATCATCATCTCGGCCATCATCGACAGCGAGATGGGTGACGAATCCGGGGCACGCAAGAAGCTGCTGAAGGTGCTCGAGCTCAACCCCAACGCGAAGCTCGCGAAGGCCGCGCTGCGCAAAGTAGGTCGGTGA
- a CDS encoding M4 family metallopeptidase, with translation MENRIRGVIGIAALSMMMGACNENTAPAGDKPAGVRTLASALGNSSTVVDAEKDGTARFITGELGTLPASLSAEAALTADLAPALASIAPQFKLETNNLILKRAYADRQGDLHYRYGVLHNGRAIIGGELRLHARNGKIFAANTNVRGDLAGPEKASVAPEAAISAAAEDRAAPQGARVEGEPSLSYFRAGDKLVLVYEVRQKGEQADGTPVDDSVLVNAVDGSIVERISHVHTALNRKLYDGKTLSTLPGTLARSEGEAPVADAVVNTNYDHLGTVYNCYSSLFARDSINNAGATLISTVHHRVKYVNAFWDGTQMVYGDGDNVTATNLANSLDVTAHELTHAVTDNESDLIYSGESGGLNESMSDIFGAVCEWYGDGKVVSDRTWLIGDDVWTPATPGDALRYMANPTQDGDSLDYYPDYASGVDVHYSSGISNLAFYLLSQGGTHPKGKTTQAVAGIGIEKAAQIFYKANADIMTPSTTFEQAKIATEQAAQQLGYDAATIASVSNAWKAVGVGVPVPPPVNTPIEKNVPVTDVSGTKGSKQYYSFTVPEGATDLTVSISGGTGDADLYLRFNNAPTTTQYDCRPYKSGNAESCVVAAPSQGTWYVMLNAFSAYTGVTLSVTWKGGYIPIEEGVKLSGLSGVAGSDQVYKLPVVTSTRANTRTDLYVIIYGGKGNADLYVQNGSAPKAYEYECRGVSEHNLEICRIKGVRDGNYYIQIFGAKGGYEGLNLVGKTTTVRVRPGHHDRDDFGGIGDLAGLGININD, from the coding sequence GTGGAGAATCGGATCCGCGGAGTCATTGGAATCGCGGCCCTGTCGATGATGATGGGTGCCTGCAACGAGAACACCGCCCCTGCGGGCGACAAGCCGGCGGGAGTGCGGACGCTGGCCTCGGCCCTGGGCAACAGCAGCACCGTCGTGGATGCGGAGAAGGACGGCACCGCCCGGTTCATCACCGGCGAGCTGGGCACCCTGCCCGCGTCCCTGTCCGCCGAGGCCGCCCTCACCGCGGACCTGGCCCCCGCGCTGGCGAGCATCGCTCCCCAGTTCAAGCTCGAGACGAACAACCTCATCCTCAAGCGCGCCTACGCCGACCGGCAGGGTGACCTGCACTACCGCTATGGCGTGCTCCACAACGGGCGGGCCATCATCGGCGGCGAGCTGCGCCTGCACGCGCGCAACGGGAAGATCTTCGCGGCCAACACCAACGTCCGCGGCGACCTGGCCGGCCCCGAGAAGGCGTCCGTGGCCCCCGAGGCCGCCATCAGCGCGGCGGCCGAGGACCGCGCCGCTCCCCAGGGTGCCCGCGTCGAGGGTGAGCCGTCGCTCTCCTACTTCCGCGCTGGCGACAAGCTGGTCCTCGTCTACGAGGTCCGCCAGAAGGGTGAGCAGGCCGACGGCACCCCCGTGGATGACTCGGTGCTCGTGAACGCCGTCGACGGCTCCATCGTCGAGCGCATCTCGCACGTGCACACCGCCCTGAACCGCAAGCTGTACGACGGCAAGACGCTGTCCACCCTGCCGGGTACCCTGGCGCGCTCCGAGGGCGAGGCGCCGGTCGCCGACGCCGTGGTCAACACCAACTACGACCACCTCGGCACCGTCTACAACTGCTACAGCAGCCTGTTCGCCCGTGACTCCATCAACAACGCGGGCGCCACCCTCATCAGCACGGTGCACCACCGCGTCAAGTACGTGAACGCCTTCTGGGACGGCACCCAGATGGTGTACGGCGACGGCGACAACGTCACCGCCACCAACCTGGCCAACTCGCTGGACGTGACCGCCCACGAGCTGACCCACGCGGTGACGGACAACGAGTCGGACCTCATCTACTCGGGTGAGTCCGGCGGCCTCAACGAGTCCATGTCCGACATCTTCGGCGCCGTGTGCGAGTGGTACGGCGACGGCAAGGTCGTCAGCGACCGCACCTGGCTCATCGGCGACGACGTGTGGACCCCGGCCACCCCGGGTGACGCGCTGCGCTACATGGCCAACCCCACGCAGGACGGCGACTCGCTCGACTACTACCCGGACTACGCCTCGGGCGTGGACGTGCACTACAGCTCGGGCATCTCCAACCTGGCCTTCTACCTGCTGAGCCAGGGCGGCACGCACCCGAAGGGCAAGACCACCCAGGCCGTCGCGGGCATCGGCATCGAGAAGGCCGCGCAGATCTTCTACAAGGCCAACGCCGACATCATGACGCCGAGCACCACGTTCGAGCAGGCGAAGATCGCCACCGAGCAGGCCGCTCAGCAGCTCGGCTACGACGCGGCCACCATCGCCTCCGTCTCCAACGCCTGGAAGGCCGTGGGCGTGGGCGTGCCCGTTCCTCCGCCGGTCAACACCCCGATCGAGAAGAACGTCCCGGTGACCGACGTGTCCGGTACCAAGGGCTCCAAGCAGTACTACAGCTTCACGGTGCCCGAGGGCGCCACGGACCTGACGGTCAGCATCAGCGGCGGCACGGGTGACGCGGACCTGTACCTGCGCTTCAACAACGCGCCGACCACCACCCAGTACGACTGCCGTCCCTACAAGTCCGGCAACGCGGAGTCCTGCGTCGTCGCCGCTCCGTCCCAGGGCACCTGGTACGTGATGCTCAACGCCTTCAGCGCCTACACGGGCGTGACCCTGTCGGTGACCTGGAAGGGCGGCTACATCCCCATCGAGGAAGGCGTGAAGCTCTCCGGCCTCTCCGGCGTCGCGGGCTCCGACCAGGTCTACAAGCTGCCGGTGGTGACCTCGACGAGGGCCAACACCCGCACCGACCTCTACGTGATCATCTACGGCGGCAAGGGCAACGCGGACCTCTACGTGCAGAACGGCTCGGCCCCCAAGGCGTACGAGTACGAGTGCCGCGGCGTGAGCGAGCACAACCTGGAGATCTGCCGCATCAAGGGCGTGCGCGACGGCAACTACTACATCCAGATCTTCGGCGCGAAGGGCGGCTACGAGGGTCTCAACCTGGTGGGCAAGACCACGACGGTGCGCGTGCGCCCCGGCCACCACGACCGGGATGACTTCGGCGGCATCGGTGATCTCGCCGGCCTGGGCATCAACATCAACGACTGA
- a CDS encoding ABC transporter ATP-binding protein: MHKSLWRLLGFARPHVGVLVAAFACMAVVGLATGAYAYLMGPALRFLLSGGSEGFGGAQPVPWLSSLPREAALWGFPVVVVTVGVVKGVGYLGQFYFMGYFAQKVAADVRRALFVRLTSLSPAQLSRERMGDLLSRFSADVQAVEVAAMYTVGSYLRDSFQVVVLAGVALSLSPMLGALMLCVLPLAALPASRLTRKALKGTREGQVQLGHLAGQLQEGLGGMRTIQAFNGQAAELARFSAHATAHERALVKAAWARGGVPGVMEVLAAAALAGALAYAAATHAMEPESLLSFLTAVILVYQPVKDLGRVTQFAMQAGAAGERLFSLLDLKHPVEDAPGATAAPALEKGIQVEGVRFSYGDRRALDGLTLELPVGKVVALVGPSGGGKSTLTQLLLRFERPQEGRLLFDGVDVDRYTAASVRAKFALVTQEPLLFSGSVLDNLRYARPEATREEVEEAARVANADGFIRALPEGYDTRVGERGVKLSGGQRQRLCIARAVLSRAPVLVLDEATSSLDPESEREVQAALAAVLPGRTALVIAHRLSTVVDADLLCVVEAGRVVERGSHEELLKAGGRYARLWALQTAPERGAA, from the coding sequence ATGCACAAGTCGTTGTGGAGGTTGCTGGGGTTCGCCCGGCCGCACGTGGGCGTGCTGGTGGCGGCCTTCGCGTGCATGGCGGTGGTGGGCCTGGCCACGGGGGCGTACGCGTACCTGATGGGGCCGGCGCTGCGCTTCCTGCTGTCGGGTGGCTCGGAGGGTTTCGGGGGCGCGCAGCCGGTGCCCTGGCTGTCGAGCCTCCCGCGCGAGGCCGCGCTCTGGGGCTTCCCGGTGGTGGTGGTGACGGTGGGCGTGGTGAAGGGCGTGGGGTACCTCGGCCAGTTCTATTTCATGGGCTACTTCGCCCAGAAGGTGGCGGCGGACGTGAGGAGGGCGCTCTTCGTCCGCCTCACCTCGCTGTCTCCGGCGCAGCTGTCGCGCGAGCGGATGGGAGATCTGCTCAGCCGCTTCTCCGCGGACGTGCAGGCGGTGGAGGTGGCCGCCATGTACACGGTGGGCTCGTACCTGCGGGACTCGTTCCAGGTGGTGGTGCTGGCGGGCGTGGCGCTGTCCCTCAGTCCGATGCTCGGCGCGTTGATGCTGTGCGTGCTGCCGCTGGCGGCACTGCCGGCCTCGAGGCTGACGCGCAAGGCGCTGAAGGGCACGCGCGAGGGGCAGGTGCAGCTCGGTCATCTCGCGGGGCAGCTGCAGGAGGGGCTGGGCGGCATGCGGACCATCCAGGCCTTCAACGGGCAGGCGGCGGAGCTGGCGCGCTTCTCGGCGCACGCGACGGCACACGAGCGGGCCCTGGTGAAGGCCGCGTGGGCGCGGGGTGGGGTGCCCGGGGTGATGGAGGTGCTGGCGGCGGCTGCGCTCGCGGGAGCGCTGGCCTACGCGGCGGCCACCCACGCGATGGAGCCCGAGTCCCTGCTGTCGTTCCTCACCGCGGTGATTCTCGTGTACCAGCCGGTGAAGGACCTGGGCCGGGTGACGCAGTTCGCGATGCAGGCGGGCGCGGCGGGGGAGCGGCTCTTCTCGCTGTTGGATCTGAAGCACCCGGTGGAGGACGCGCCGGGGGCCACGGCCGCGCCGGCGTTGGAGAAGGGCATCCAGGTGGAGGGCGTGCGCTTCTCCTATGGAGATCGACGCGCGCTGGACGGGCTGACGCTGGAGCTGCCGGTGGGGAAGGTGGTGGCGCTGGTGGGGCCGAGCGGTGGAGGCAAGAGCACGCTCACCCAGCTGCTGCTGCGCTTCGAGCGCCCCCAGGAGGGACGGCTCCTCTTCGACGGGGTGGACGTGGACCGCTACACGGCGGCGAGCGTGAGGGCGAAGTTCGCGCTGGTGACGCAGGAGCCGCTGCTCTTCTCGGGCAGCGTGCTGGACAACCTGCGCTATGCGCGGCCGGAAGCCACGCGCGAGGAGGTGGAGGAGGCGGCGCGGGTGGCGAACGCGGACGGCTTCATCCGGGCGCTGCCCGAGGGCTATGACACCCGGGTGGGGGAGCGGGGCGTGAAGCTGAGCGGAGGGCAGAGGCAGCGGCTGTGCATCGCGCGGGCGGTGCTGTCGAGGGCGCCGGTGCTGGTGCTGGACGAGGCGACGAGCAGCCTGGATCCGGAGAGCGAGCGCGAGGTGCAGGCGGCGCTGGCGGCGGTGCTGCCGGGGAGGACGGCGCTGGTCATCGCGCACCGGCTGTCGACGGTGGTGGACGCGGACCTGCTGTGCGTGGTGGAGGCGGGACGGGTGGTGGAGCGGGGCAGTCACGAGGAGTTGCTGAAGGCGGGAGGCCGTTACGCCCGGCTGTGGGCGCTGCAGACGGCGCCGGAGCGGGGCGCGGCGTGA
- a CDS encoding 3-deoxy-D-manno-octulosonic acid transferase: MRLLYILASYLLFAVLFPVLSLHRKTRHGLRQRLGFYAEGELPPRGPGPTIWMHGASAGDLLALSPMFGPLRERFPGCRIVLSTMTNSGYMMGRERLAKQVDGVVYAPYDLWGATRRAVRAIQPDLLVLEYTEIWPNLIRAARRAGVRVALTNGRFSPAHQGKYRLLFSLIGNPLRDMDLFLMRGEDEAERVLGLGAPRERVFMTGNTKFDALAAADVGREDETLRSALGLKEGERVWIAGSTHEGEEEHLLGVYRRLLGAHPELRLVIAPRYIERAGRIVALAKEAGLGAGLRSKGNEEGGRVVVLDTIGELSRAYRLATLVFVGGSFTKRGGQNILEPAGQGKPVLFGPHMENFRDSVQVLVGRGGIQVKDADHLYRVMTELLAKPETVTALGELARATVRQISGASQRNVDQMARILPSPSGRGTG, translated from the coding sequence ATGCGCCTCCTCTATATCCTCGCCAGCTATCTGCTCTTCGCCGTGCTCTTTCCGGTGTTGTCACTGCACCGCAAGACGCGGCACGGGCTGCGGCAGCGGCTGGGCTTCTACGCGGAGGGGGAGCTGCCGCCGCGAGGGCCGGGGCCGACGATCTGGATGCACGGGGCGAGCGCGGGGGATCTGCTGGCGCTCTCGCCGATGTTCGGACCGCTGAGGGAGCGCTTCCCGGGGTGCCGCATCGTGCTCTCCACGATGACGAACTCGGGCTACATGATGGGGCGCGAGCGGCTGGCGAAGCAGGTGGACGGGGTGGTGTACGCGCCCTACGACCTGTGGGGAGCCACGAGGAGGGCGGTGCGGGCCATCCAGCCGGACCTGTTGGTGCTCGAGTACACGGAGATCTGGCCCAACCTCATCCGGGCGGCGAGGAGGGCGGGGGTGCGCGTGGCGCTGACGAACGGGCGCTTCTCCCCGGCGCATCAGGGGAAGTACCGGCTGTTGTTCTCGCTCATCGGCAATCCCCTGAGGGACATGGATCTGTTCCTGATGAGGGGAGAGGACGAGGCGGAGCGGGTGTTGGGGCTGGGGGCGCCGCGGGAGCGGGTGTTCATGACGGGGAACACGAAGTTCGACGCGCTGGCGGCGGCGGACGTGGGGAGGGAGGACGAGACGCTGCGGAGCGCGCTGGGGCTGAAGGAAGGGGAGCGGGTGTGGATCGCGGGCAGCACGCACGAGGGGGAGGAGGAGCACCTGCTGGGGGTGTACCGGAGGCTGCTGGGGGCGCACCCGGAGCTGCGGTTGGTGATCGCGCCGAGGTACATCGAGAGGGCGGGGAGGATCGTGGCATTGGCGAAGGAGGCGGGGTTGGGGGCGGGGCTGCGGTCGAAGGGGAACGAGGAGGGAGGGCGGGTGGTGGTGCTGGACACGATTGGAGAGCTGTCGAGGGCGTACAGGCTGGCGACGCTGGTGTTCGTGGGAGGGTCGTTCACGAAGAGAGGGGGCCAGAACATCCTGGAACCAGCGGGGCAGGGGAAGCCGGTGCTGTTCGGGCCGCACATGGAGAACTTCCGGGACAGCGTGCAGGTGCTGGTGGGGAGGGGAGGGATCCAGGTGAAGGACGCGGACCATCTGTACCGGGTGATGACGGAGCTGTTGGCGAAGCCGGAGACGGTGACGGCGCTGGGGGAGTTGGCGAGGGCGACGGTGAGACAGATCTCCGGAGCGAGCCAGCGCAACGTGGATCAGATGGCACGAATCCTCCCCTCTCCCTCCGGGAGAGGGACGGGGTGA